CTTTACCGCCTATGCCAATATCCGCTCGCAATATCCCTTCAGCGTCTCTTACGAACAAACCAGCTCGGAGGTAACGCCCGGAACGGCGAATGCCGTCGCAACCATTACGGTGGCCTACAAATGAAAACCTTATTAGCCCTTTTACTCCTTGGAGTCGCCAGCCAGAGCTTGGCGGAAGAGATTCAGCTCGATATTCGCGGAAACATTTATGCCAACGCCTGCCAGGTAGACAGCGCCAGCCAGAACCTGACGGTCAATCTGGGCAAAGCGAATGCCGGCGATTTTAAGGATGTGGGCGATACCGGACAATGGCATTCATTCGACTTAACCCTGTCGAAATGCCCAACCACTTCCGTGCTGGCCACGGCCACCTTTCACGGTCAGCCAGACAGCATTCATCCGACTAAATTCGCCAGCACCGGAACAGCGAAAGGACTGGCGCTGGAGCTTGCCGACCCGCAGGATCAGATCTCGCTTGCCCCGGACGCCAGCTTCAGCGTGTTGATCAACCAGGACAATCACACGGCGGATTTCCCGCTGGCCGCCCGCTATTACGCCACCTCATTGCCGGTCACGGCAGGAACGTTCAGCAGCGTGGTGCAGGTGACCTTCATTTACCAGTAGGACCGCGCCCCTTAGCACGGAGGCTTTTCTTGCGCCCGGAAGTCAGTTTGACCGGCGGTTTTTTTACCTCGGGCACTTCCGGCTGTTCGATCGGGAAGATCGGCAGCGCGTTCAGGAGCCGTTGGCCGTAATTTTTGGTGAGCAGACGTTTGTCATAAATCACCACCTCGCCCCAGCAGCCGTGGCTACGAATCAAGCGCCCGACCTGCTGAATCAGGTTAAACGACGCCGCAGGCAAACTCTGTACCTCAA
This region of Enterobacter asburiae genomic DNA includes:
- a CDS encoding fimbrial protein, encoding MKTLLALLLLGVASQSLAEEIQLDIRGNIYANACQVDSASQNLTVNLGKANAGDFKDVGDTGQWHSFDLTLSKCPTTSVLATATFHGQPDSIHPTKFASTGTAKGLALELADPQDQISLAPDASFSVLINQDNHTADFPLAARYYATSLPVTAGTFSSVVQVTFIYQ